From Phragmites australis chromosome 5, lpPhrAust1.1, whole genome shotgun sequence, a single genomic window includes:
- the LOC133918722 gene encoding polyadenylate-binding protein-interacting protein 8-like isoform X1 — protein sequence MVAVEAAAEGPIRAEPKVAAAPEAEAKVEVKGDAPAAGEVVEEEREYKSDMRKLEELMSKLNPGAQEFVPSSRRAATVAQAAKTGGGVLSADAPVFVSAAECFGVGGGSRDSSSDGSSNGGGHPLNRRRRNSFNLGRRRMGGRPGRADREDSVRRTVYVSDIDQHVTEQKLAEVFLTCGQVVDCRICGDPHSILRFAFIEFADDAGARAALTLGGTMLGYYPVRVLPSKTAILPVNPKFLPRTEDEKEMVSRTVYCTNIDKKVTEDDVKIFFQRVCGKVSRLRLLGDYVHSTCIAFVEFAQAESAILALNFSGMVLGSLPIRVSPSKTPVRPRSPRVMSN from the exons ATGGTGgccgtggaggcggcggcggagggcccGATCCGGGCGGAGCCcaaggtggcggcggcgccggaggcgGAGGCCAAGGTGGAGGTGAAGGGTGATGCCCCCGCGGCgggggaggtggtggaggaggagagggagtaCAAGAGCGACATGAGGAAGCTGGAGGAGCTCATGTCCAAGCTCAACCCCGGCGCGCAGGAGTTCGTGCCGTCGTCGCGCCGCGCGGCCACGGTGGCACAGGCGGCGAAGACGGGGGGAGGGGTGCTCTCCGCCGACGCGCCGGTGTTCGTGTCCGCCGCCGAGTGcttcggcgtcggcggcgggagCAGGGACTCCAGCAGCGACGGATCCAGCAACGGCGGCGGCCACCCGCTGAATCGCCGG CGAAGGAATAGCTTCAACCTGGGGAGGCGAAGGATGGGGGGCCGGCCCGGACGGGCTGATAGGGAGGATAGTGTGCGGCGGACCGTCTATGTCTCTGACATTGATCAGCAT GTGACCGAACAGAAGCTCGCTGAAGTGTTTTTGACCTGCGGACAA GTGGTAGATTGTCGTATCTGTGGTGACCCACATTCAATCCTGCGCTTTGCCTTCATCGAGTTTGCTGATGATG CTGGTGCAAGAGCAGCATTAACACTTGGGGGAACCATGCTTGGTTATTATCCTGTTAGAGTTTTACCTTCTAAAACAGCAATTCTACCTGTGAACCCTAAATTTCTTCCTCGA ACTGAAGATGAGAAAGAAATGGTCTCTAGGACTGTATATTGTACTAACATAGATAAGAAG GTTACGGAGGATGATGTGAAAATTTTCTTTCAGCGTGTGTGTGGAAAG GTTTCTCGACTGAGGCTCCTTGGTGACTATGTACACTCCACATGCATTGCTTTTGTTGAGTTTGCTCAA GCAGAAAGTGCAATTCTAGCCCTGAACTTCAGTGGCATGGTCCTTGGTTCGCTTCCTATCAG GGTGAGCCCTTCCAAGACACCAGTCCGTCCGCGGTCCCCTCGCGTGATGTCTAACTGA
- the LOC133918721 gene encoding phosphoenolpyruvate carboxylase 1-like has product MAGKAPVERHQSIDAQLRLLAPSKVSEGDKLVEYDALLVDRFLDILQDLHGPHLREFVQECYELSAEYENDRDEARLGELGSKLTSLPPADSIVVASSFSHMLNLANLAEEVQIAHRPRIKLKRGDFADEASAPTESDIEETLKRLVSQLGKSREEVFDALKNQTVDLVFTAHPTQSVRRSLLQKHGRIRNCLRQLYAKDITADGKQELDESLQREIQAAFRTDEIRRTPPTPQDEMRAGLSYFHETIWKGVPKFLRRIDTALKNIGINERLPYNAPLIQFSSWMGGDRDGNPRVTPEVTRDVCLLARMMAANLYFSQIEDLMFELSMWRCSDELRVRADELHRSTRKAAKHYIEFWKQVPSNEPYRVILGDVRDKLYNTRERSRHLLTTGISEIPEEATFTHAEQFLEPLELCYRSLCACGDKPIADGSLLDFLRQVSTFGLALVKLDIRQESDRHTDVLDSITTHLGIGSYAEWSEEKRQDWLLSELRGKRPLFGSDLPQTEETADVLGTFHVLAELPADCFGAYVISMATAPSDVLAVELLQRECHVKQPLRVVPLFEKLADLEAAPAAVARLFSIDWYMNRINGKQEVMIGYSDSGKDAGRLSAAWQMYKAQEELIKVAKHYGVKLTMFHGRGGTVGRGGGPTHLAILSQPPDTIQGSLRVTVQGEVIEHSFGEELLCFRTLQRYTAATLEHGMHPPISPKPEWRALMDEMAVVATKEYRSIVFQEPRFVEYFRSATPETEYGRMNIGSRPSKRKPSGGIESLRAIPWIFAWTQTRFHLPVWLGFGAAFKHIMQKDIRNIHTLKEMYNEWPFFRVTLDLLEMVFAKGDPGIAAVYDKLLVADDLQSFGEQLRKNYEETKELLLQVAGHKDVLEGDPYLKQRLRLRESYITTLNVCQAYTLKRIRDPSFQVNPQPALSKEFTDESLPGGLVQLNSASEYAPGLEDTLILTMKGIAAGMQNTG; this is encoded by the exons ATGGCGGGGAAGGCGCCGGTGGAGCGGCACCAGTCGATCGACGCGCAGCTGCGGCTGCTGGCCCCAAGCAAGGTCTCCGAGGGCGACAAGCTCGTCGAGTACGACGCCCTTCTCGTCGATCGCTTCCTCGACATCCTCCAGGACCTTCACGGCCCCCACCTTCGCGAATTC GTGCAGGAGTGCTACGAGCTCTCGGCGGAGTACGAGAACGACAGGGATGAGGCGCGGCTCGGCGAGCTCGGGAGCAAGCTGACCAGCCTGCCGCCGGCGGACTCCATCGTCGTCGCCAGCTCCTTCTCGCACATGCTCAACCTCGCCAACCTCGCCGAGGAGGTGCAGATCGCGCATCGGCCCCGGATCAAGCTCAAGCGGGGGGACTTCGCGGACGAGGCCTCCGCGCCCACCGAGTCCGACATCGAGGAGACGCTCAAGCGCCTCGTCTCGCAGCTCGGCAAGTCGCGAGAGGAGGTCTTCGACGCGCTCAAGAACCAGACAGTTGATCTCGTCTTCACGGCGCACCCCACGCAGTCCGTCAGGAGGTCCCTGCTCCAGAAGCACGGCAG GATCCGGAATTGCCTGAGACAGTTGTATGCCAAGGACATCACTGCTGATGGCAAGCAGGAGCTTGATGAGTCTCTTCAGAGGGAG ATTCAGGCTGCTTTCAGAACTGATGAAATCCGCAGAACCCCTCCCACTCCTCAAGATGAAATGCGTGCTGGTTTGAGTTACTTCCATGAAACTATATGGAAGGGTGTACCAAAATTCTTGCGCCGTATTGACACTGCTTTGAAAAATATTGGCATCAATGAGCGTCTCCCTTACAATGCTCCTCTCATTCAGTTCTCTTCCTGGATGGGTGGTGACCGTGATG GAAATCCAAGAGTTACACCAGAGGTTACACGGGATGTATGCTTGCTGGCAAGAATGATGGCTGCTAACTTGTACTTCTCTCAGATAGAAGATCTAATGTTTGAG CTCTCTATGTGGCGTTGCAGTGATGAACTTCGGGTCCGTGCAGATGAATTACATCGCTCTACAAGAAAAGCTGCAAAGCACTATATAG AATTCTGGAAGCAAGTTCCTTCAAACGAACCTTATCGTGTCATACTTGGTGATGTCAGGGATAAATTGTACAATACACGTGAACGTTCTCGTCATTTATTGACAACCGGAATTTCTGAGATTCCAGAGGAGGCAACCTTTACACATGCTGAGCAG TTTCTGGAACCTCTTGAACTCTGTTATAGATCATTATGTGCTTGTGGTGACAAACCTATAGCTGACGGAAGTCTCCTTGATTTCTTGCGTCAAGTATCAACTTTCGGGCTTGCTCTTGTGAAGCTTGACATCAGGCAGGAATCTGATCGGCACACTGATGTCCTTGATTCTATAACTACACATCTTGGAATTGGATCCTATGCTGAATGGTCTGAGGAGAAACGCCAGGATTGGCTGTTGTCTGAACTGAGGGGCAAACGTCCATTGTTTGGTTCTGATCTTCCTCAGACTGAAGAGACTGCTGATGTTTTAGGCACATTTCATGTCCTTGCAGAGCTCCCAGCAGATTGTTTTGGCGCCTATGTCATCTCGATGGCAACTGCCCCATCTGATGTGCTTGCTGTCGAGCTTTTACAGCGGGAGTGCCATGTGAAACAGCCACTGAGAGTTGTTCCACTCTTTGAGAAACTTGCAGATCTTGAAGCAGCTCCAGCAGCTGTAGCACGACTCTTTTCAATTGATTGGTACATGAATAGGATTAATGGCAAGCAGGAGGTCATGATTGGATACTCAGACTCTGGCAAAGATGCTGGACGTCTCTCTGCAGCGTGGCAAATGTATAAAGCACAAGAGGAACTCATCAAGGTGGCAAAGCATTATGGAGTTAAGTTGACAATGTTTCATGGAAGAGGTGGAACAGTTGGCAGAGGAGGTGGTCCCACTCATCTGGCCATATTATCTCAGCCACCAGACACGATACAAGGATCACTTCGTGTAACAGTTCAAGGTGAGGTTATTGAGCACTCCTTTGGAGAGGAGCTCTTGTGCTTTAGAACTTTGCAACGCTACACTGCAGCTACTCTTGAGCATGGCATGCATCCTCCAATTTCCCCTAAGCCAGAATGGCGTGCTCTGATGGACGAAATGGCTGTTGTGGCAACTAAAGAATATCGATCCATTGTCTTCCAAGAACCACGCTTTGTTGAATACTTCAGATCG GCTACACCTGAGACTGAATATGGTAGGATGAATATTGGTAGCCGTCCATCGAAGAGGAAGCCTAGTGGGGGAATAGAATCTCTCCGTGCAATTCCATGGATCTTTGCTTGGACACAAACAAGGTTTCATCTCCCTGTTTGGCTTGGATTTGGCGCAGCATTCAAGCATATCATGCAGAAGGACATCAGGAACATTCATACTTTGAAAGAAATGTACAATGAGTGGCCATTCTTCAGGGTCACCCTTGACTTGCTTGAGATGGTTTTCGCCAAGGGAGACCCGGGAATCGCTGCTGTATATGACAAGTTGCTAGTGGCTGATGATCTGCAATCCTTTGGAGAGCAGCTGAGGAAGAACTATGAGGAGACAAAAGAGCTACTCCTTCAG GTTGCCGGACACAAGGACGTCCTTGAAGGCGATCCTTACCTGAAGCAACGGCTGCGGCTGCGTGAGTCGTACATCACCACCTTGAACGTCTGCCAGGCCTACACTCTGAAGCGGATCCGCGACCCCAGCTTCCAGGTGAATCCGCAGCCGGCCCTGTCAAAGGAGTTCACCGACGAGAGCCTGCCCGGGGGGCTGGTGCAGCTGAACTCCGCGAGCGAGTACGCGCCGGGCCTTGAGGATACGCTCATCCTCACCATGAAGGGCATCGCCGCCGGCATGCAGAACACGGGCTAG
- the LOC133918722 gene encoding polyadenylate-binding protein-interacting protein 11-like isoform X2, whose amino-acid sequence MVAVEAAAEGPIRAEPKVAAAPEAEAKVEVKGDAPAAGEVVEEEREYKSDMRKLEELMSKLNPGAQEFVPSSRRAATVAQAAKTGGGVLSADAPVFVSAAECFGVGGGSRDSSSDGSSNGGGHPLNRRRRNSFNLGRRRMGGRPGRADREDSVRRTVYVSDIDQHVTEQKLAEVFLTCGQVVDCRICGDPHSILRFAFIEFADDAGARAALTLGGTMLGYYPVRVLPSKTAILPVNPKFLPRVTEDDVKIFFQRVCGKVSRLRLLGDYVHSTCIAFVEFAQAESAILALNFSGMVLGSLPIRVSPSKTPVRPRSPRVMSN is encoded by the exons ATGGTGgccgtggaggcggcggcggagggcccGATCCGGGCGGAGCCcaaggtggcggcggcgccggaggcgGAGGCCAAGGTGGAGGTGAAGGGTGATGCCCCCGCGGCgggggaggtggtggaggaggagagggagtaCAAGAGCGACATGAGGAAGCTGGAGGAGCTCATGTCCAAGCTCAACCCCGGCGCGCAGGAGTTCGTGCCGTCGTCGCGCCGCGCGGCCACGGTGGCACAGGCGGCGAAGACGGGGGGAGGGGTGCTCTCCGCCGACGCGCCGGTGTTCGTGTCCGCCGCCGAGTGcttcggcgtcggcggcgggagCAGGGACTCCAGCAGCGACGGATCCAGCAACGGCGGCGGCCACCCGCTGAATCGCCGG CGAAGGAATAGCTTCAACCTGGGGAGGCGAAGGATGGGGGGCCGGCCCGGACGGGCTGATAGGGAGGATAGTGTGCGGCGGACCGTCTATGTCTCTGACATTGATCAGCAT GTGACCGAACAGAAGCTCGCTGAAGTGTTTTTGACCTGCGGACAA GTGGTAGATTGTCGTATCTGTGGTGACCCACATTCAATCCTGCGCTTTGCCTTCATCGAGTTTGCTGATGATG CTGGTGCAAGAGCAGCATTAACACTTGGGGGAACCATGCTTGGTTATTATCCTGTTAGAGTTTTACCTTCTAAAACAGCAATTCTACCTGTGAACCCTAAATTTCTTCCTCGA GTTACGGAGGATGATGTGAAAATTTTCTTTCAGCGTGTGTGTGGAAAG GTTTCTCGACTGAGGCTCCTTGGTGACTATGTACACTCCACATGCATTGCTTTTGTTGAGTTTGCTCAA GCAGAAAGTGCAATTCTAGCCCTGAACTTCAGTGGCATGGTCCTTGGTTCGCTTCCTATCAG GGTGAGCCCTTCCAAGACACCAGTCCGTCCGCGGTCCCCTCGCGTGATGTCTAACTGA